A part of Oceanispirochaeta sp. genomic DNA contains:
- a CDS encoding gliding motility-associated C-terminal domain-containing protein, with amino-acid sequence MKNLKFVLFSILLILSLSGCATFVGEIPLEAEGKDLYLSPINQDGIMDTISVPMNIPETKGLKIQGYTIEIRSPLDEIVFSKTWKDEPKGLFKRKHPAVVPGEVLWDGTTQIGEWAADGDYYLMVEVYDYTGNNGFLGPVKIIVDNTAPYAELYFPYSIFSPNGDGSQDSLDIYQKASSSEALWVGSVKNKKNELIQTFKWNRIAGNFSWNGRTGEDKLSPEGQYSYSLESTDEAGNKFQLGYDQIFIDNTTYPVQMKLLGSDQFSPNDDGVMDTIRIDVQAAEKNKIKSSKLKIINAAGDLIKDLTPDSLGVYTFDGKKSGKTLPEGYYYASLEVQYNNGDIQKAVSGKLKLDLTPPSAVVKVSLPVFSPNNDGRKDTVEIFQSSSVETVWTGQIMFEKTAIRSWNWYERALPVVWDGMSGSGPLVSDGLYQYKLSATDASGNSAVFLSSLFAVDTKATPVQLTQSINIFSPNSDGDSDIVMFYPQPTVKEGIISWKFSVLTESDAPVYKVEGLNALIPESISWDGRNTEGAIKEGLFRGELEVEYLKGNYEKISAVPSVRIDLTEPEINLSTSKLPFSPDNDGDSDVLTINIDPQDPSGIKSWTARILDPAGSLFFSLNPMNFKNGSFLWNGKDKRGELVQSASDYILEVSAVDGVGNRNSVKKTIPIDILVLKEGDRLRISISSIYFKPFTADYLSIDPDLKNRNLKTLDRLTEILNKYGQYNIQLEGHAVRLLWKDEKKWKTEENDVLLPLSRERAESIKSALIQRGIKVERMSSMGYGGYRPVVPHSDEQNRWKNRRVEFILIK; translated from the coding sequence ATGAAGAATCTGAAGTTTGTCCTGTTTTCTATATTACTCATCCTGAGTTTGTCCGGATGTGCCACATTTGTGGGAGAAATCCCCCTGGAGGCAGAAGGGAAGGATCTGTATCTTTCTCCCATTAATCAGGACGGGATCATGGATACCATTTCTGTTCCCATGAACATTCCCGAAACGAAAGGTCTGAAAATACAGGGGTATACAATAGAAATACGATCTCCTTTGGATGAAATCGTATTTTCAAAAACCTGGAAAGATGAGCCTAAGGGGCTTTTCAAGAGGAAGCATCCAGCGGTTGTGCCGGGAGAAGTCCTCTGGGATGGAACAACCCAGATTGGTGAATGGGCTGCAGACGGCGATTATTATTTGATGGTCGAGGTTTATGACTATACCGGGAACAACGGGTTTTTAGGACCTGTCAAAATCATTGTCGACAACACGGCCCCCTATGCAGAATTGTACTTCCCCTATTCCATTTTTTCACCTAATGGAGACGGCAGTCAGGATTCTCTGGACATATATCAAAAGGCATCCAGTTCTGAGGCTCTCTGGGTCGGTTCCGTGAAAAATAAAAAAAATGAACTTATCCAGACTTTTAAATGGAATAGGATTGCGGGAAATTTTTCCTGGAACGGCAGGACCGGGGAGGACAAGTTAAGCCCTGAAGGTCAGTATTCCTACTCTCTGGAATCTACGGATGAGGCCGGTAACAAGTTCCAACTGGGTTATGATCAAATCTTTATTGATAATACAACCTATCCCGTTCAGATGAAGCTTCTGGGTTCTGATCAATTCAGCCCCAATGATGACGGTGTCATGGACACCATCAGGATCGATGTACAGGCCGCAGAAAAAAACAAGATTAAATCTTCTAAATTAAAGATCATCAATGCTGCAGGAGATCTGATCAAAGATTTAACGCCAGACAGCTTAGGAGTTTACACTTTTGACGGCAAGAAATCGGGCAAAACTCTACCCGAGGGGTATTATTATGCCAGCCTGGAAGTCCAGTATAACAATGGGGACATTCAGAAAGCCGTTTCGGGAAAACTCAAACTGGATTTGACACCACCCAGCGCAGTCGTTAAAGTGTCTCTGCCCGTTTTTTCTCCCAATAATGATGGACGGAAGGATACGGTGGAAATATTCCAGAGCAGCAGTGTGGAAACAGTCTGGACCGGCCAGATCATGTTTGAAAAAACAGCCATCAGATCCTGGAACTGGTATGAGCGTGCGCTGCCTGTCGTCTGGGATGGGATGAGCGGATCAGGTCCTCTGGTTTCTGACGGTTTGTATCAATATAAGCTGAGTGCCACAGATGCTTCCGGAAACTCTGCCGTCTTTCTCTCCAGTCTTTTTGCTGTGGATACAAAGGCTACTCCCGTACAATTGACTCAATCCATCAATATTTTCAGTCCCAACAGCGACGGAGATTCTGATATTGTGATGTTTTATCCTCAGCCAACGGTGAAAGAAGGCATTATTTCCTGGAAATTCTCAGTCCTTACTGAGTCGGATGCTCCGGTTTATAAGGTTGAGGGATTGAATGCCCTTATTCCCGAGTCAATCTCATGGGATGGACGGAACACAGAGGGTGCTATCAAAGAAGGTCTCTTTCGTGGTGAATTGGAAGTTGAATACCTCAAAGGTAACTATGAGAAGATAAGTGCTGTTCCTTCTGTGAGAATTGATCTGACAGAACCGGAAATCAATCTCTCTACTTCAAAGCTGCCTTTTTCTCCTGATAATGATGGCGACAGTGATGTTCTGACCATCAATATTGATCCCCAGGATCCTTCAGGAATTAAAAGCTGGACGGCCCGGATTCTTGATCCCGCTGGATCTCTGTTCTTTTCTCTGAATCCTATGAATTTTAAAAATGGATCATTTCTTTGGAATGGAAAGGATAAGAGGGGTGAGCTGGTTCAGTCTGCCTCTGATTATATCCTGGAAGTCAGTGCTGTCGATGGGGTCGGGAACCGGAATTCTGTGAAGAAAACGATCCCTATTGATATTCTGGTACTCAAGGAGGGAGACAGACTGAGGATCAGTATTTCAAGCATTTATTTTAAACCCTTTACTGCTGATTATCTTTCCATTGACCCTGATTTGAAGAACAGGAACCTGAAAACTCTGGATCGCCTCACTGAGATTCTGAATAAGTATGGTCAATACAATATTCAGCTGGAAGGGCATGCGGTTCGATTACTCTGGAAGGATGAGAAAAAGTGGAAGACTGAAGAAAATGATGTTCTACTGCCCCTTTCCAGGGAGAGAGCCGAAAGCATTAAGTCGGCCCTGATCCAGAGAGGTATAAAAGTCGAACGCATGAGCAGCATGGGCTA
- a CDS encoding LapA family protein, with protein MFRFIFGILIGIVCLILFIQNSVPVQVNFLMWSLTMPRFILLLSMLFAGILFGWIGSSLGQLKRNKKK; from the coding sequence ATGTTTCGTTTTATCTTTGGAATTCTCATTGGGATTGTCTGTCTGATTTTATTCATTCAGAATTCTGTACCGGTTCAGGTCAATTTTCTCATGTGGTCCCTGACCATGCCGCGTTTTATTCTGCTGTTATCCATGCTTTTTGCCGGAATCCTTTTTGGATGGATCGGAAGCAGTCTGGGTCAGTTGAAAAGAAATAAAAAGAAATAA
- a CDS encoding NAD(P)/FAD-dependent oxidoreductase, with amino-acid sequence MESADVLIIGAGVVGCALARQLSRYKLNILLLEASDDVGTGATRANSGIVHGGYTAKAGTLKGDLCIKGNRMYDQLEEELNFGFRRTGSLVLAFAPEDLITLNNLMQNGERNGVKGLKILSADETLSLSPALNPALLGALHCPETGIVSPYEFCIALAENAIRNGVTLHLDSPVDAISKLGSGFQVKSGNRAFSSKYVINAAGAGSAEIAALAGAANFSIHPRKGQYLLLRRGSARLLDLDLVVFQPPTEKGKGILVTPTVWGNLLIGPNAEEVQSPEDLGTDPETLAAIMRTARLSVPSLDPKLTIRMFSGVRPGGDRGDFIIEESPVEDFFNLAGIESPGLTSSPAIALMVEGLLKEKGLLLQEKEDFDPHRKALCRPGTLQSPKEASAGADRPYGDPERFVCRCEQVSESVLRDSLSRGIPIRSLDAVKRRTRAGMGACQGRFCGPRVREYLIKERGLEEADISGPSRDPGGIRNTLDQLLRLLEINP; translated from the coding sequence ATGGAGTCTGCAGATGTACTAATCATTGGAGCCGGTGTAGTGGGCTGTGCCCTGGCCCGGCAGTTGAGCCGGTATAAACTGAATATCCTCCTGCTGGAAGCCTCGGATGATGTGGGAACCGGGGCCACCAGGGCAAACTCGGGTATTGTCCACGGGGGTTACACCGCCAAGGCCGGAACCCTCAAGGGGGATCTCTGCATCAAGGGGAACCGGATGTATGACCAGCTTGAAGAGGAATTGAACTTCGGATTCAGAAGAACCGGTTCTCTTGTTCTGGCCTTTGCTCCGGAAGACCTGATCACCCTTAACAATTTGATGCAGAACGGTGAGCGCAATGGCGTCAAAGGACTGAAAATCCTCTCTGCCGATGAGACATTGTCTTTGTCTCCCGCCCTGAATCCCGCCCTCCTGGGGGCTTTACACTGCCCTGAAACAGGCATTGTGTCCCCCTATGAGTTTTGTATCGCCCTGGCCGAGAATGCCATCCGGAACGGAGTGACCCTGCATCTGGACAGCCCGGTCGACGCCATTTCTAAATTGGGTTCCGGTTTTCAGGTTAAAAGCGGCAACAGGGCCTTTTCATCAAAATATGTTATCAATGCGGCAGGTGCGGGCAGTGCAGAGATTGCTGCCCTGGCAGGAGCGGCTAACTTTTCAATCCATCCCCGGAAGGGCCAGTATCTTCTTCTGCGCAGGGGAAGCGCCCGGCTCCTGGATCTGGATCTGGTTGTCTTTCAGCCCCCCACAGAGAAGGGGAAGGGGATACTGGTGACTCCCACTGTGTGGGGCAATCTGCTTATCGGACCCAATGCGGAAGAGGTTCAGAGTCCCGAGGATCTGGGAACCGACCCGGAAACCCTGGCTGCCATCATGCGAACCGCCCGTTTGTCGGTTCCCTCTTTGGATCCGAAGCTGACGATCCGGATGTTCTCCGGAGTCCGTCCCGGGGGAGACCGGGGCGATTTTATTATCGAAGAGTCGCCGGTGGAGGATTTTTTTAATCTGGCTGGTATCGAATCTCCCGGCCTGACATCCTCACCCGCCATTGCCTTGATGGTTGAAGGATTGTTAAAAGAAAAAGGTCTTCTTCTTCAGGAAAAAGAAGACTTCGATCCCCATCGGAAAGCCTTATGCCGTCCAGGGACTCTCCAGTCGCCGAAGGAAGCCTCTGCCGGTGCGGATCGTCCCTATGGAGATCCGGAGCGCTTTGTCTGCCGCTGTGAACAGGTGAGCGAGTCAGTCCTCAGGGATTCACTGTCCAGGGGAATTCCCATTCGTTCCCTTGATGCGGTTAAAAGGAGAACCCGGGCGGGTATGGGCGCCTGTCAGGGACGATTCTGCGGACCCCGGGTCAGGGAATATCTGATAAAGGAAAGAGGGTTGGAAGAGGCCGATATTTCAGGTCCTTCCCGTGATCCCGGAGGCATCAGAAACACTCTGGATCAGCTATTAAGACTTCTGGAAATAAATCCTTAA
- a CDS encoding PAS domain-containing protein yields MSEIINSKNPLYEYLFDLYEGIRSREGFEQYRVFLENATSWQVNNAIDELLTHSNDFGRIENSVARFIRACGKGLDKQPPLSLPEDHFLSILLKENRALQTHKTRLPRLFKEFSASLTPDGPDESCRVNLLEELKILTDLSAHYQKLEYPLSSALEDCLKEFRCTKLMWHIHEIILKGLKYLLLELELASESLRDWKEFNRVYGDVYLKIAAMTYREEVILFPVAYRAIPEERFHKMNQELKEYGTAFDVPFPSEFSSCGNHSGVSTTDKHPGIDLSVGTLLPNQINLMLKNLPLDITYVDEKDRVRYYSQGKERIFPRSPGIIGRDVQNCHPPDSVHMVQKIVEDFKARRRESAEFWIRMGDRFIHIRYLPLFEDDVYKGVIEVSQDIAPLRGLEGEKRLLDE; encoded by the coding sequence ATGAGTGAAATAATAAACAGCAAAAATCCCTTATATGAGTATCTTTTTGACTTATATGAAGGAATCCGGAGCCGTGAAGGCTTTGAGCAATACCGGGTGTTTCTGGAAAATGCGACTTCCTGGCAGGTCAACAATGCCATCGATGAGCTTTTAACCCACTCAAATGACTTTGGTAGAATTGAAAACTCTGTGGCCCGATTTATCAGAGCCTGCGGGAAAGGACTGGATAAGCAGCCCCCTCTTTCGCTGCCGGAAGATCATTTTCTCAGCATTCTCCTCAAGGAAAACAGGGCGCTCCAGACCCATAAAACCCGTCTGCCCAGGCTCTTCAAAGAGTTCAGTGCTTCCCTTACTCCTGATGGTCCCGATGAGTCTTGCCGTGTCAACCTCCTGGAAGAATTGAAGATCTTAACCGACCTCAGTGCCCATTATCAGAAGTTGGAATATCCCCTGTCATCGGCCCTGGAAGACTGCTTGAAAGAGTTCCGCTGTACCAAACTGATGTGGCATATCCATGAAATCATTTTGAAGGGATTGAAATACCTGCTTCTGGAACTGGAGCTGGCCTCTGAAAGCCTGAGGGACTGGAAGGAATTCAACCGTGTCTATGGAGATGTTTATCTGAAAATCGCTGCCATGACCTATCGGGAGGAAGTCATCCTCTTTCCTGTTGCCTATCGGGCCATACCGGAGGAGCGCTTCCATAAAATGAATCAGGAACTGAAGGAATACGGAACTGCTTTTGATGTTCCCTTTCCTTCAGAATTCTCTTCTTGCGGGAATCATTCTGGTGTATCAACGACAGACAAACATCCGGGGATTGATCTGTCTGTGGGGACATTGCTGCCCAACCAGATTAACCTGATGCTTAAGAATCTTCCCCTGGATATTACCTATGTGGATGAGAAGGATCGGGTCCGTTATTATAGTCAGGGGAAAGAGAGGATCTTTCCCCGGTCTCCGGGAATCATTGGACGGGATGTTCAGAATTGCCACCCCCCGGACAGCGTCCATATGGTGCAGAAAATCGTAGAAGATTTTAAGGCCAGGCGGAGAGAGAGTGCTGAGTTCTGGATTCGGATGGGGGACCGATTCATTCATATCCGCTATTTACCTCTCTTTGAGGATGATGTGTACAAGGGGGTTATCGAAGTGAGTCAGGATATTGCCCCCCTGAGAGGGCTGGAGGGAGAGAAAAGACTCCTGGATGAGTAG
- the ccsA gene encoding cytochrome c biogenesis protein CcsA, which produces MSGEAAWGSFWSWDPKETWSLITWLFYSLYPHFRIYRKRGLRLCSWIAVIVFLSTLFTFFGVNYFMRGLHSYS; this is translated from the coding sequence TTGTCAGGGGAAGCGGCCTGGGGTTCCTTCTGGTCCTGGGACCCGAAGGAGACATGGTCTCTGATTACCTGGCTCTTTTATTCCCTCTACCCTCATTTCAGGATCTATAGGAAGAGAGGTCTCAGGCTGTGCTCCTGGATTGCAGTTATCGTATTTTTATCGACCCTGTTTACTTTTTTCGGGGTGAATTACTTTATGAGGGGACTTCACAGTTATAGTTAG
- a CDS encoding BON domain-containing protein: MSSKTENLKNKIMAAVKANDSNIVMTGMLVSVVKKGSFFSPTLEVQLSGRVDSKGDIEKIEKIAAEVAGDVAIVNTLRFKC; encoded by the coding sequence ATGTCTTCAAAAACGGAAAATCTCAAAAATAAAATCATGGCTGCCGTTAAGGCTAATGACTCCAATATCGTAATGACTGGGATGTTGGTTAGTGTTGTGAAAAAGGGTAGCTTTTTTTCTCCTACACTGGAAGTTCAGCTTTCCGGTAGGGTGGATAGCAAAGGTGATATTGAAAAAATTGAGAAGATTGCCGCAGAAGTAGCCGGCGATGTTGCTATTGTTAATACCCTCCGCTTCAAGTGCTGA
- a CDS encoding HAMP domain-containing sensor histidine kinase — MTIHPFKSVFVKLLSAYMVAFVLIGCGALAVRFLAANSKNIDISMNNIRNYASILTDQIGTPPVFSVAQSLSDETGIQIEINGTEVHWSSSGDLIEDESWPIHDDDLLFFFSKADPIIEIERADYEYLFMDFHTDYHMSASVWLIMSFSILAALVISYLMVHHLLKPLREMNAVALGFGVSDWKQRVRPRGSDELATLGRTLNSMADRIEQYVLSIHDLLVAVSHELRSPLTRMKVALEFIDNPRIKDSLNEEIDILDRMTGHLLEQRRLTTQRSILNTEEVKLQDWVESVCNPYLVKGRTLTIVRKGLEKTASLDRGRMDILLRNLIENCLRHAPGSPIEVLIDTSSSQGFILEVSDEGPGMPESLIGRSGEPFLLGDSSRAGKRSGGGFGLGLSIVKAVAEAHGATFTAGSRIPSGFSVTLQFFTKAE, encoded by the coding sequence GCTTTGGCAGTGCGTTTCCTGGCAGCGAATTCCAAAAACATAGATATCTCTATGAATAATATCCGGAATTACGCATCCATCCTGACAGACCAGATCGGGACCCCACCTGTGTTTTCCGTAGCGCAAAGCCTTTCTGATGAAACAGGGATACAAATTGAGATTAACGGAACGGAAGTCCACTGGTCCAGTTCGGGAGATCTCATTGAGGATGAGAGCTGGCCCATTCATGACGATGATCTCTTGTTTTTTTTCTCCAAAGCTGATCCGATTATCGAAATTGAAAGGGCTGATTACGAGTATCTTTTTATGGATTTTCACACAGATTATCACATGTCTGCTTCAGTCTGGCTTATTATGTCCTTCTCAATCCTGGCGGCCTTGGTTATCAGCTACCTTATGGTGCATCATTTATTAAAACCACTCCGGGAAATGAATGCCGTCGCTCTGGGTTTTGGTGTTTCTGACTGGAAACAAAGAGTCCGGCCCAGGGGATCTGATGAATTAGCAACCCTGGGCAGAACATTGAATTCCATGGCAGACAGGATAGAGCAGTATGTCCTGTCGATACATGATCTGTTAGTGGCTGTCAGTCATGAACTCAGATCCCCCCTGACCAGAATGAAAGTAGCCCTCGAATTCATTGACAATCCGCGTATAAAAGATTCTCTCAATGAAGAAATTGATATCCTTGACCGAATGACAGGACACCTGCTTGAACAACGAAGACTGACAACTCAGAGAAGTATTCTAAACACTGAGGAAGTCAAGCTGCAGGACTGGGTAGAGTCTGTGTGCAATCCTTACCTGGTGAAAGGCCGGACTCTCACAATTGTCCGAAAAGGCTTGGAGAAAACGGCTTCTCTGGACCGCGGCAGGATGGATATACTGCTCAGGAATCTGATTGAGAATTGTCTCCGCCATGCACCGGGAAGCCCGATTGAGGTTTTAATCGATACCAGTTCTTCACAAGGGTTCATACTTGAGGTCTCGGATGAGGGACCTGGAATGCCTGAATCACTGATTGGAAGATCAGGAGAACCTTTTCTTCTGGGAGACTCTTCACGGGCCGGGAAGAGATCCGGCGGGGGATTTGGTCTGGGGCTCAGCATTGTCAAAGCTGTTGCAGAGGCTCATGGTGCCACTTTTACCGCTGGAAGCAGAATCCCCTCCGGATTTTCCGTAACATTACAGTTCTTTACAAAGGCGGAGTAA